From the candidate division WOR-3 bacterium genome, one window contains:
- a CDS encoding T9SS type A sorting domain-containing protein, with translation VIVAPHLAVSGGGGYFSTLLPGMVLDKYKNINIIWDEDSAGNNRMCFSKLDSVGMPIIEKLSISPDIFDAYWPGIGVDSMANCHLGYRTDSAGGPYWDWLTYSKVDKDGTIIIANKILGYGLFPAIIADYYQNIHMVYTNFRGPGTTIEYLKLDQDGNILIGPDTINSSVCVDNTWGHMAMDSLHYLHVVWVAHVTPVSDVIMYAKLDTLANYVIPPMSIVHSPYAVWPSAPRIAVDRSNRLHVTWNDQRLNPGITQDIFYKRGENEQCISDTVINRYDQSFSLSVSPNPFTDWTSISVSLSDGNEIGKLEIYNAVGQVVNEYKLAGQHESVVWRGVDKKGIQLPAGVYFVYVKNNKGRSKCMTVKLK, from the coding sequence GTAATTGTTGCACCACATTTGGCAGTGAGCGGTGGTGGGGGATATTTCTCCACGCTGCTCCCTGGTATGGTTTTGGATAAGTACAAGAATATCAATATCATCTGGGATGAAGACAGTGCAGGCAACAACAGAATGTGTTTTTCTAAACTTGACAGTGTAGGAATGCCCATTATAGAAAAATTATCAATATCTCCCGACATTTTCGATGCGTACTGGCCAGGAATTGGGGTGGACAGCATGGCAAACTGCCATTTAGGCTACCGTACGGACAGCGCAGGCGGTCCTTATTGGGACTGGTTGACCTACAGCAAAGTGGATAAAGACGGTACTATAATTATTGCTAATAAAATACTCGGATATGGGCTTTTTCCTGCTATTATTGCAGATTACTATCAGAATATCCATATGGTCTATACGAATTTTAGAGGTCCAGGTACAACAATAGAATATCTTAAACTGGACCAGGATGGCAATATTCTAATCGGCCCTGATACCATTAACTCGTCTGTATGTGTGGATAACACATGGGGACACATGGCTATGGATTCCTTACACTACCTACATGTTGTATGGGTGGCACATGTAACGCCTGTTTCTGATGTAATCATGTATGCAAAATTGGATACTTTGGCTAACTATGTGATCCCGCCAATGAGTATTGTACACTCTCCGTATGCAGTATGGCCATCAGCTCCACGTATTGCAGTCGATCGAAGTAATCGATTACATGTAACCTGGAATGATCAGAGATTGAATCCGGGAATCACCCAAGATATATTCTACAAGCGTGGCGAGAATGAACAGTGTATTAGTGACACCGTAATCAACAGATACGATCAATCATTTTCATTATCTGTATCACCAAATCCCTTCACAGACTGGACTTCAATATCTGTCTCGCTATCGGACGGAAATGAAATAGGTAAGCTTGAAATTTATAATGCAGTAGGACAAGTGGTAAATGAATACAAGCTTGCCGGACAGCATGAATCTGTCGTCTGGCGCGGTGTCGATAAGAAAGGAATTCAGCTTCCTGCCGGCGTATATTTTGTATATGTAAAGAACAACAAAGGACGGTCAAAATGTATGACAGTCAAATTAAAATAG